Proteins encoded together in one Micromonospora kangleipakensis window:
- a CDS encoding glycosyl hydrolase family 28-related protein, translating to MYGSFDEDAAPGRRRRRAARTAAVTAAVALSVLTGGAAAAGPRPAGPAPAVTRAALDPSLVAGRGAAVGFLEQEAEHARTTGTVIGPDRSAYTLASEASGRRAVRLTPGQYVEFTLPAAANAITIRYSIPDSPDGGGITAPLDVAVGGRPRTMTLTSQYAWLYNQYPFSNDPDAGLLHPDWWITECACVPAATTPAPTISKPFRPHHFYEEQRLLLGRTHRAGEIVRLTAPAGSAAAWTVIDLLDSELVGPPHVAPHAVNAVALGADPSGRRDSADALDRAISVARRTHRTVYLPPGTYQVNRHIIVDDVTIEGAGSWYTVVRGREVMLDTPAPDGSVHTGVGFYGRDAAVGGSSNVHLSRFAIEGDVRERIDLDQVNAIGGALNHSTIDGLYLHHTKVGMWFDGPMTDLRVTDTVIADQIADGLNFHTGVTHSSVSNSFIRNTGDDGLAMWSERTGNAHNTFDHNTVQSPVLANGIALYGGTDNTVSHNLIADPVREGSAIQVGSRFGAEPFTGHLWITDNTTVRAGTYELNWNIGLGAIWFFALDRSIDADIQVVGDAFLDNTYNAIMLVSDWPVKDQVAITNVHFRDVRVDGTGTSVVSARTAGSASFANVDARNVGAVGVNNCGSFHFTPAGSEFSLTDLGGNDDGWLAPWLLPNTITCNDRPTVVPPPAPAPW from the coding sequence ATGTACGGAAGCTTCGACGAGGACGCCGCGCCGGGACGCCGGCGCCGCCGCGCCGCCCGGACCGCCGCGGTCACCGCGGCGGTGGCGCTGAGCGTGCTAACCGGGGGCGCCGCCGCGGCCGGTCCCCGGCCCGCCGGTCCGGCGCCCGCGGTCACCCGGGCCGCGCTCGACCCGTCGCTCGTCGCCGGCCGCGGCGCCGCCGTCGGCTTTCTCGAGCAGGAGGCCGAACACGCCCGGACCACCGGCACGGTGATCGGTCCCGACCGGTCCGCGTACACGCTGGCGAGCGAGGCCTCCGGCCGCCGGGCGGTCCGGCTGACCCCCGGGCAGTACGTCGAGTTCACCCTGCCGGCGGCGGCAAACGCGATCACCATCCGGTACAGCATTCCGGACTCGCCCGACGGCGGCGGCATCACCGCGCCCCTCGACGTCGCCGTGGGCGGTCGGCCCCGCACGATGACCCTGACCTCGCAGTACGCCTGGCTCTACAACCAGTACCCGTTCAGCAACGACCCCGACGCCGGGCTGCTGCACCCCGACTGGTGGATCACCGAGTGCGCCTGCGTCCCGGCGGCCACCACGCCCGCGCCGACAATCAGCAAGCCCTTCCGGCCGCACCACTTCTACGAGGAGCAGCGCCTGCTGCTGGGCCGCACCCACCGCGCCGGCGAGATCGTCCGGCTGACCGCGCCGGCCGGCAGCGCCGCCGCCTGGACGGTCATCGACCTGCTGGACTCCGAGCTCGTCGGACCGCCGCACGTGGCGCCGCACGCGGTGAACGCCGTCGCCCTCGGCGCCGACCCGTCCGGCCGGCGCGACTCGGCCGACGCGCTGGACCGGGCCATCTCGGTGGCCCGCCGCACCCACCGGACGGTCTACCTCCCGCCGGGCACGTACCAGGTCAACCGGCACATCATCGTCGACGACGTGACGATCGAGGGCGCCGGCAGCTGGTACACCGTCGTGCGGGGCCGGGAGGTCATGCTGGACACCCCCGCCCCCGACGGCTCGGTGCACACCGGGGTCGGCTTCTACGGCCGGGACGCGGCGGTCGGCGGCAGCAGCAACGTCCACCTCTCCCGCTTCGCCATCGAGGGCGACGTCCGGGAGCGGATCGACCTCGACCAGGTCAACGCGATCGGCGGGGCGCTCAACCACTCCACCATCGACGGCCTGTACCTGCACCACACCAAAGTGGGCATGTGGTTCGACGGGCCGATGACCGACCTGCGGGTCACCGACACCGTCATCGCCGACCAGATCGCCGACGGCCTCAACTTCCACACCGGCGTCACCCACTCGTCGGTCTCGAACAGCTTCATCCGCAACACGGGCGACGACGGCCTGGCCATGTGGTCGGAGCGGACCGGCAACGCCCACAACACCTTCGACCACAACACCGTCCAGTCCCCGGTCCTGGCCAACGGCATCGCCCTCTACGGCGGCACGGACAACACTGTGTCGCACAACCTCATCGCCGATCCGGTCCGCGAGGGCAGCGCCATCCAGGTCGGCTCCCGGTTCGGCGCCGAGCCGTTCACCGGGCACCTCTGGATCACCGACAACACCACCGTGCGCGCCGGCACCTACGAGCTGAACTGGAACATCGGCCTCGGCGCGATCTGGTTCTTCGCGCTGGACCGCAGCATCGACGCGGACATCCAGGTCGTCGGGGACGCCTTCCTGGACAACACCTACAACGCGATCATGCTGGTCAGCGACTGGCCGGTGAAGGACCAGGTCGCGATCACCAACGTCCACTTCCGGGACGTCCGGGTCGACGGCACCGGCACCTCGGTGGTCAGCGCCCGCACGGCCGGCTCCGCCTCCTTCGCCAACGTCGACGCCCGCAACGTCGGGGCGGTCGGGGTCAACAACTGCGGATCGTTCCACTTCACCCCGGCCGGCTCCGAGTTCAGCCTGACCGACCTCGGCGGCAACGACGATGGCTGGCTGGCGCCGTGGCTGCTGCCGAACACCATCACCTGCAACGACCGCCCGACGGTCGTACCGCCGCCGGCGCCCGCGCCCTGGTGA
- a CDS encoding ABC transporter substrate-binding protein: MSVPKYRKAAASALVAGLGLSLVACSTKSDDAATKASGKVTITVDCQPVGAQKELLKNWNDDVVEFQRQNPNIVVKSVSVGEQCNNPPDFTARLAGGTVTDLFYGYMTDLQQVLDSGQAMDITEFANKDTVPTWDSVDPALKEVFTDGGKLYAVPVKNYSMGLVYNKVLFQRAGLDVNNPPKTWGEVRAAAEKISALGNGIAGYSEYSAGNTGGWHFTSLLYSQGGQVLTADGKKADFNNAMGKQVLQNLKDMRYGDNSMGDRQLLQWADLLTNAGAGKVGMFVGAPDATQAIVSQFQGKFQDWAMAPLPGQDGAAKGTLGGGEGYFFKKGLTPEQVKAGLKWIAYQKLTPGKGQFDYVRAKPQNYPVGLPQPLLFATGSDAQKQELELRKANANVDTANFAIFEANPVPINGEPRNAQAIYAVLDAAMSGVLTNPNANIDALLKTAEDKVNQLLAAEK, translated from the coding sequence ATGTCCGTACCGAAGTACCGGAAGGCTGCGGCGTCAGCGCTCGTGGCCGGCCTGGGGCTCAGCCTGGTGGCTTGCTCCACGAAGAGTGACGACGCAGCGACCAAGGCGAGCGGCAAGGTCACCATCACCGTCGACTGCCAGCCGGTCGGCGCCCAGAAAGAGCTGCTGAAGAACTGGAACGACGACGTCGTCGAGTTCCAGCGGCAGAACCCCAACATCGTCGTCAAGAGCGTCAGCGTCGGCGAGCAGTGCAACAACCCGCCGGACTTCACGGCTCGCCTCGCCGGCGGCACCGTCACCGACCTGTTCTACGGGTACATGACCGATCTCCAGCAGGTGCTCGACTCCGGTCAGGCGATGGACATCACCGAGTTCGCCAACAAGGACACGGTCCCGACCTGGGACAGCGTCGACCCGGCGCTCAAGGAGGTCTTCACCGACGGCGGCAAGCTCTATGCCGTCCCGGTGAAGAACTACTCGATGGGCCTGGTCTACAACAAGGTCCTGTTCCAGCGGGCGGGGCTCGACGTGAACAACCCGCCCAAGACGTGGGGCGAGGTCCGGGCCGCCGCCGAGAAGATCTCCGCGCTCGGCAACGGCATCGCCGGATACTCGGAGTACAGCGCCGGCAACACCGGAGGTTGGCACTTCACCTCCTTGCTCTACTCCCAGGGCGGCCAGGTGCTGACCGCCGACGGCAAGAAGGCCGACTTCAACAACGCGATGGGCAAGCAGGTCCTGCAGAACCTCAAGGACATGCGGTACGGCGACAACAGCATGGGCGACCGCCAACTGCTGCAGTGGGCTGACCTGCTGACCAACGCCGGCGCGGGCAAGGTCGGCATGTTCGTCGGCGCGCCGGACGCCACCCAGGCGATCGTCAGCCAGTTCCAGGGCAAGTTCCAGGACTGGGCGATGGCCCCGCTGCCCGGCCAGGACGGCGCGGCGAAGGGGACGCTCGGTGGTGGCGAGGGTTACTTCTTCAAGAAGGGCCTCACCCCCGAGCAGGTCAAGGCCGGTCTGAAGTGGATCGCGTACCAGAAGCTGACGCCGGGCAAGGGCCAGTTCGACTACGTCCGGGCCAAGCCGCAGAACTACCCGGTGGGCCTGCCCCAGCCGCTGCTCTTCGCCACAGGCAGCGACGCGCAGAAGCAGGAACTCGAGCTGCGCAAGGCGAACGCGAACGTCGACACCGCGAACTTCGCGATCTTCGAGGCGAACCCGGTCCCGATCAATGGTGAGCCACGCAACGCGCAGGCGATCTACGCGGTGCTCGACGCCGCGATGTCCGGTGTGCTGACGAACCCGAACGCGAACATCGACGCGCTGCTCAAGACGGCCGAAGACAAGGTCAACCAGCTCCTGGCCGCCGAAAAATGA
- a CDS encoding carbohydrate ABC transporter permease, which translates to MAITTVPGTKREPGRPASPYPPGPQRTSLGRKVRDNLTGHAFLIGAVICFAFFSWYPMIRGVVMSFQRTRRGVTTWVGWDNYDRIIADPSFWTAWKNTFYFTILALVLGYAVPFFVAILLNEFRHAKGYLRILVYLPVMLPPASALFLFKFYAYDPGDAGLFNSILKALHLPTSQWMQSPEMTMPAMVIASTWMNMGGAVLIYLAALQNIPGELYEAAELDGAGIWRRIRHVTIPQTRLILALLAMLQIVATMQFFIEPLILANGTGAEDSATSVAYLIYQHGFFQNDLNGAAALGVIMLVVLAGFSAVYVRLSSKQD; encoded by the coding sequence TTGGCGATCACCACCGTCCCGGGGACCAAGAGAGAACCGGGTCGACCCGCGTCGCCGTACCCGCCAGGGCCGCAGCGTACGAGCCTCGGCCGCAAGGTACGCGACAATCTCACCGGGCACGCGTTCCTGATCGGCGCGGTGATCTGCTTCGCGTTCTTCTCCTGGTATCCGATGATCCGCGGCGTCGTCATGAGCTTCCAGCGCACCCGGCGCGGCGTCACGACCTGGGTCGGCTGGGACAACTACGACCGCATCATCGCCGATCCCAGCTTCTGGACGGCCTGGAAGAACACGTTCTACTTCACGATTCTCGCGCTGGTACTCGGGTACGCGGTGCCGTTCTTCGTGGCGATCCTGCTCAACGAGTTTCGCCACGCGAAGGGGTACCTGCGGATCCTGGTCTACCTGCCGGTGATGCTGCCGCCGGCCTCGGCGCTCTTTCTCTTCAAGTTCTACGCGTACGACCCCGGCGACGCGGGACTCTTCAACTCGATCCTCAAGGCGCTGCACCTGCCGACATCGCAGTGGATGCAGTCCCCCGAGATGACGATGCCGGCGATGGTGATCGCGTCGACCTGGATGAACATGGGCGGCGCGGTACTGATCTACCTGGCGGCACTGCAGAACATCCCCGGCGAACTCTACGAAGCGGCCGAGCTCGACGGCGCCGGGATCTGGCGGCGGATCCGCCACGTCACAATCCCGCAGACCCGGCTGATCCTCGCGCTCCTGGCGATGCTGCAGATCGTCGCCACGATGCAGTTCTTCATCGAACCGCTGATCCTCGCGAACGGTACGGGCGCGGAGGACTCCGCGACCTCGGTGGCGTACCTCATCTACCAGCACGGGTTCTTCCAGAACGACCTCAACGGCGCCGCGGCGCTCGGCGTGATCATGCTCGTGGTGCTGGCCGGCTTCTCCGCCGTCTACGTGCGGCTCAGCTCGAAACAGGACTAG
- a CDS encoding siderophore-interacting protein, which translates to MLLVAEETALPAVEGILAWLPVGTRARVLVEAPDPADLRPLPTSADAEVTWVFRAQGRAALLPGLRAVPLPTATPYAWVAGEAGMVRAVRRHLVGERGLDRRHVTFAGYWRRGLSEEELRAAAGG; encoded by the coding sequence GTGCTGCTGGTCGCCGAGGAGACCGCGCTGCCCGCCGTCGAGGGGATCCTGGCCTGGCTGCCGGTGGGCACCCGCGCCCGGGTCCTCGTCGAGGCGCCGGACCCGGCCGACCTGCGGCCGTTGCCCACGTCGGCCGACGCCGAGGTGACGTGGGTGTTCCGCGCCCAGGGGCGGGCCGCGTTGCTGCCGGGCCTGCGCGCCGTCCCGCTGCCGACCGCGACCCCGTACGCCTGGGTCGCCGGCGAGGCGGGGATGGTGCGGGCGGTCCGGCGGCACCTGGTCGGCGAGCGCGGGCTGGACCGCCGGCACGTGACCTTCGCCGGCTACTGGCGCCGGGGCCTGTCCGAAGAGGAGCTGCGGGCGGCCGCCGGCGGCTAG
- a CDS encoding ATP-binding protein: MTTAADRLTPDELRTLFLFAALDDGQLAWLAEHGRVEQRAGGTVVYGEGEAATCFFVLLRGAVSLHRQVGGDEVEVSRTDQRGVYGGATQAYLDDQVEQVYRNSMRAVTDAEFFVLPAEDFAHALRSWFPMAMHLLEGLFFGMRDTQKIVGERERLLALGSLSAGLTHELNNPAGAAVRATAVLRDRVAGMRHKLALIADGRLDGSALHRLVELQEEAVARVATAPKLSPMAAADAEDAVADWLDEHEVRAGWDLAPTLVAGGLDAAWLDRVQPAVGRADLESAVRWLTYTVDTELLIREIGDAVTRISGLVGAAKQYSQLDRAPFQVVDVHDLLDATLVMFKAKIPADVRVVREYDRGLPPVPAYAAELNQVWTNLIDNALGAMGDRGVLTLRTAGAGDQLMVEVADTGPGIPPEIRPRIFEPFFTTKPVGSGTGLGLDISYRIVVRKHRGDIRVESAPGMTIFRVLLPLAAERPPNGRAGG; the protein is encoded by the coding sequence GTGACCACCGCGGCCGACCGGCTCACCCCCGACGAGCTCCGCACGCTGTTCCTCTTCGCGGCCCTCGACGACGGCCAGCTCGCCTGGCTGGCCGAGCACGGACGGGTGGAGCAGCGCGCCGGTGGGACCGTCGTCTACGGCGAGGGCGAGGCCGCGACGTGCTTCTTCGTCCTGCTGCGCGGGGCGGTCTCCCTGCACCGGCAGGTCGGCGGCGACGAAGTGGAGGTCAGCCGGACCGACCAGCGCGGCGTGTACGGCGGCGCGACCCAGGCGTACCTGGACGACCAGGTCGAGCAGGTCTACCGCAACTCCATGCGGGCGGTGACCGACGCCGAGTTCTTCGTCCTGCCCGCGGAGGACTTCGCGCACGCCCTGCGCTCCTGGTTCCCGATGGCGATGCACCTGCTGGAGGGGCTGTTCTTCGGCATGCGGGACACCCAGAAGATCGTGGGTGAGCGCGAGCGGCTGCTCGCCCTCGGCTCGCTCTCCGCGGGCCTGACCCACGAGCTGAACAACCCGGCCGGCGCGGCCGTCCGGGCGACCGCGGTGCTGCGCGACCGGGTCGCCGGGATGCGGCACAAGCTCGCGCTCATCGCCGACGGCCGGCTGGACGGCAGCGCGCTGCACCGGCTGGTGGAGTTGCAGGAGGAGGCGGTGGCCCGGGTGGCGACGGCCCCGAAGCTCTCCCCGATGGCCGCCGCCGACGCGGAGGACGCGGTGGCCGACTGGCTGGACGAGCACGAGGTACGCGCCGGGTGGGACCTCGCGCCGACCCTGGTCGCCGGCGGACTGGACGCCGCCTGGCTGGACCGGGTGCAGCCGGCGGTGGGCCGGGCGGACCTGGAGTCGGCGGTGCGCTGGCTGACCTACACGGTGGACACCGAGCTGCTGATCCGCGAGATCGGGGACGCCGTCACCCGGATCTCCGGCCTGGTCGGCGCCGCCAAGCAGTACTCCCAGCTCGACCGCGCGCCGTTCCAGGTCGTCGACGTGCACGACCTGCTGGACGCCACCCTGGTGATGTTCAAGGCGAAGATCCCCGCCGACGTCCGGGTGGTCCGGGAGTACGACCGCGGACTGCCGCCGGTCCCGGCGTACGCGGCCGAGCTGAACCAGGTCTGGACCAATCTGATCGACAACGCGCTGGGCGCGATGGGTGACCGGGGCGTGCTGACGCTGCGTACCGCAGGTGCGGGCGACCAGCTGATGGTGGAGGTCGCGGACACCGGCCCGGGCATCCCGCCCGAGATCCGCCCGCGCATCTTCGAGCCGTTCTTCACCACCAAGCCGGTCGGCTCCGGGACCGGACTCGGGCTGGACATCTCGTACCGGATCGTGGTGCGCAAGCACCGCGGCGACATCCGGGTCGAGTCCGCGCCGGGGATGACGATCTTCCGGGTCCTGCTGCCCCTGGCCGCCGAGCGTCCCCCGAACGGCCGGGCGGGCGGGTGA
- a CDS encoding phosphotransferase → MISVVFAADLAAFVAAVHDMETGGRTWDGRGRGGPLHTRDAYVRWDLGESTHLTDTARLARTWAKCRDAAPPHDGPDVWLHGDLMPGTCWCATAGWPRSSTSALSEPAAALPAPARPPPHRKI, encoded by the coding sequence GTGATTTCAGTGGTGTTCGCCGCCGACCTGGCCGCGTTCGTCGCGGCCGTGCACGACATGGAGACCGGCGGGCGTACCTGGGACGGACGCGGCCGAGGCGGTCCGCTGCACACCAGGGACGCGTACGTGCGGTGGGACCTGGGCGAGAGCACTCACCTGACCGACACCGCGCGGCTGGCCCGGACCTGGGCGAAGTGCCGAGACGCGGCCCCCCCCCACGACGGGCCCGACGTGTGGCTGCACGGCGACCTGATGCCGGGAACCTGCTGGTGCGCGACGGCCGGCTGGCCGCGGTCATCGACCTCGGCGCTGTCGGAGCCGGCGGCCGCCCTGCCGGCTCCGGCTCGACCACCACCTCATCGCAAGATATGA
- a CDS encoding DUF5709 domain-containing protein: MSADAGSDEVQQYDDIEDEGVLDGSDTLEDGVGDPLDVGIVATDRWSGANRFGTTAAEEHAGESLAQRLAEEEPDITSDNDPAPYADEDELTRRGFDRDLRAGRLVDSNDGFGEDVEAGSVAREVGIDGGGASAEEAAVHVIDQPYAESETPLW, encoded by the coding sequence ATGAGCGCCGATGCCGGTAGCGACGAGGTGCAGCAGTACGACGACATCGAGGACGAGGGCGTTCTCGACGGCTCCGACACCCTCGAGGACGGTGTCGGGGACCCGCTCGACGTCGGGATCGTCGCGACCGATCGCTGGTCGGGCGCCAACCGCTTCGGCACGACCGCCGCAGAGGAGCACGCGGGCGAGTCGCTCGCCCAGCGGCTCGCCGAGGAGGAGCCCGACATCACCTCCGACAACGATCCCGCGCCCTACGCCGACGAGGACGAACTGACCCGGCGGGGATTCGACCGCGACCTGCGCGCCGGGCGGCTCGTCGACAGCAACGACGGGTTCGGCGAGGATGTCGAGGCGGGCTCCGTCGCCCGGGAGGTCGGCATCGACGGCGGTGGCGCCAGCGCCGAGGAGGCCGCGGTGCACGTCATCGATCAGCCCTATGCCGAGTCGGAGACGCCGCTGTGGTGA
- a CDS encoding FAD-dependent oxidoreductase has product MANPAILTVDDDPVVSRAVARDVRRRYGDRYRVVRANSGPEALDALREIKLRGEQVALLLADHRMPEMTGIEFLEAAMDIFPAARRVLLTAYADTDAAIDAINVVDLDHYLLKPWHPPEEKLYPVLDNLLDAWAASPDAVLAELRVVGHRWSAPSFKVRDFLARNLVPYRWLLVDEPEGARLLDAAGATEADLPLVVTAEGKAMVAPSQTELAALAGLTVVPAADFYDLVVVGGGPAGLGSAVYGASEGLRTVLVERRATGGQAGQSSRIENYLGFPDGVSGAQLTDRARRQATKFGAELLSTREVVGLSAAGSARLLRFDDGSEIAAHTVVLATGVSYRVLDAPGLSDFTGRGVFYGSTATEAPSCVDQDVYIVGGANSAGQAAVHFSRYASRVHLLIRGADLTASMSRYLIDQLERIDRITVHPHTTVVGGAGADHLRELTLCDARTGRTRTVPTSWLFIFIGAEPRTDWLDGLVVRDPRGFIVTGPDLLVDGRRPAGWPLSRDPYHLESSLPGVFAAGDVRAQSVKRVASAVGEGAMAVSLVHRYLEAQ; this is encoded by the coding sequence ATGGCGAACCCGGCGATCCTGACCGTTGACGACGATCCGGTGGTGTCCCGGGCGGTCGCCCGGGACGTCCGCCGGCGGTACGGTGACCGCTACCGCGTGGTCCGCGCGAACTCCGGGCCGGAGGCGCTGGACGCGCTGCGCGAGATCAAGCTACGCGGCGAGCAGGTGGCGCTGCTGCTGGCCGACCACCGCATGCCCGAGATGACCGGTATCGAGTTCCTCGAGGCGGCCATGGACATCTTCCCGGCCGCCCGCCGGGTGCTGCTCACCGCGTATGCGGACACCGACGCCGCCATCGATGCGATCAACGTGGTCGACCTCGACCACTACCTGCTCAAGCCGTGGCATCCGCCGGAGGAGAAGCTCTACCCGGTGCTGGACAACCTGCTCGACGCGTGGGCAGCCAGCCCCGACGCTGTCCTCGCCGAGCTGCGGGTGGTCGGGCACCGGTGGTCCGCGCCGTCGTTCAAGGTCCGCGACTTCCTCGCGCGCAACCTGGTGCCGTACCGCTGGCTGCTGGTGGACGAGCCGGAGGGCGCCCGGCTGCTCGACGCGGCCGGGGCGACCGAGGCGGACCTGCCGCTGGTGGTGACCGCCGAGGGCAAGGCCATGGTGGCACCGTCCCAGACGGAGCTGGCCGCGCTGGCCGGGCTCACCGTGGTGCCGGCGGCCGACTTCTACGACCTGGTCGTGGTCGGCGGCGGCCCCGCCGGACTCGGCTCCGCCGTGTACGGGGCGTCGGAAGGGCTGCGGACGGTGCTGGTGGAGCGCCGCGCCACCGGCGGGCAGGCCGGGCAGAGCAGCCGGATCGAGAACTACCTCGGCTTCCCCGACGGAGTCTCCGGCGCCCAGCTCACCGACCGGGCCCGGCGGCAGGCGACGAAGTTCGGCGCCGAGCTGCTGAGCACCCGCGAGGTGGTCGGGCTGAGCGCCGCCGGGTCGGCCCGGCTGCTGCGCTTCGACGACGGCAGCGAGATCGCCGCCCACACGGTGGTGCTCGCCACCGGGGTGTCGTACCGGGTGCTCGACGCGCCCGGGTTGTCCGACTTCACCGGACGGGGCGTCTTCTACGGCAGCACCGCCACCGAGGCGCCGAGCTGCGTCGACCAGGACGTCTACATCGTCGGCGGGGCCAACTCGGCCGGCCAGGCCGCGGTGCACTTCTCCCGGTACGCCTCCCGGGTGCACCTGCTGATCCGGGGCGCCGACCTCACCGCCTCGATGTCCCGCTACCTGATCGACCAGCTGGAGCGGATCGACCGGATCACCGTGCACCCGCACACCACCGTGGTCGGCGGCGCCGGCGCGGACCACCTGCGGGAGCTGACCCTCTGCGACGCCCGTACCGGGCGGACCCGGACCGTGCCGACGTCCTGGCTGTTCATCTTCATCGGCGCGGAGCCCCGCACCGACTGGCTGGACGGGCTGGTGGTCCGCGACCCGCGGGGCTTCATCGTCACCGGCCCCGACCTCCTCGTCGACGGCCGACGCCCCGCCGGCTGGCCGCTCTCCCGCGACCCGTACCACCTGGAGAGCAGCCTGCCCGGGGTGTTCGCCGCGGGCGACGTTCGGGCCCAGTCGGTCAAACGGGTCGCCTCGGCTGTCGGCGAGGGCGCGATGGCCGTCTCCCTCGTGCACCGTTACCTGGAGGCGCAGTGA
- a CDS encoding winged helix-turn-helix transcriptional regulator, producing MKRTDLGDADCGIAQALGVLGDWWTFLIVRDIAGGTTRFDALQRELGVSRRALTERLGALVEQGVLRRQPYSAHPPRHDYLLTRKGEGLLPVLIALQDWGTRHVMGDGDLTATADADSAEARRVHQLVGRRLPALALPRHDAGEEAPAVPGRWTVLYLFPGAFAPGAQGLPPGWEDIPGAIGCTLESRTYADRHDLFRAADAEVRGVSTQRPDQLRAFAEHARLPFPLLSDQDGRLAAGLLLPTFRAGGVDRFKRLSLLLDLDAVVRAVQFPVTDPAGSVDEMLDLVGRQRTP from the coding sequence GTGAAGCGGACGGATCTCGGCGACGCGGACTGCGGCATCGCCCAGGCCCTCGGTGTGCTCGGCGACTGGTGGACCTTCCTGATCGTCCGCGACATCGCCGGCGGCACCACCCGGTTCGACGCGCTGCAGCGCGAGCTCGGCGTCAGCCGGCGGGCCCTCACCGAGCGCCTGGGCGCGCTGGTCGAGCAGGGGGTGCTGCGGCGCCAGCCGTACTCCGCCCACCCGCCACGCCACGACTACCTGCTCACCCGCAAGGGCGAGGGGCTGCTGCCGGTGCTGATCGCCCTACAGGACTGGGGAACCCGGCACGTCATGGGCGACGGCGACCTCACCGCCACCGCCGACGCCGACTCCGCCGAGGCCCGCCGGGTGCACCAGCTGGTCGGCCGCCGGCTCCCGGCGCTGGCGCTGCCCCGGCACGACGCCGGCGAGGAGGCACCGGCCGTCCCCGGCCGGTGGACCGTCCTCTACCTCTTCCCCGGGGCGTTCGCGCCCGGCGCTCAGGGGCTGCCGCCAGGTTGGGAGGACATCCCCGGCGCCATCGGATGCACCCTCGAATCCCGCACGTACGCCGACCGGCACGACCTCTTCCGCGCCGCCGACGCCGAGGTACGCGGGGTGAGCACCCAGCGCCCCGACCAGTTGCGGGCGTTCGCCGAGCACGCCCGGCTGCCGTTCCCACTGCTGTCCGACCAGGACGGCCGGCTCGCCGCCGGTCTGCTCCTGCCGACCTTCCGGGCGGGCGGAGTGGACCGGTTCAAGCGGCTGTCCCTGCTGCTCGATCTGGACGCCGTGGTGCGCGCGGTGCAGTTCCCGGTCACCGACCCGGCCGGCTCGGTCGACGAGATGCTGGACCTCGTCGGGCGGCAGCGCACCCCCTGA
- a CDS encoding LacI family DNA-binding transcriptional regulator, which yields MTKRLTEVARKAGVSEATVSRVLNGRGGVSEATRTAVLTALDVLGYERPTKLRGERARLVGLVLPELQNPIFPALAEVVTGSLAQRGFTPALCARTIGGVSEADYVEMLLDHQVSGVIFAGGSYALADATHEHYRRLIDRGLPVVLVNAGVDELGFPRVSTDDAVAVEQAYGHLRSLGHERIGMVLGPEDHVPSRRKLAAMHRIAGWTDPGECVERSSFSMEGARVAATKLVNRGITGIVCASDVLALGAIRAVRRLGRAVPEDVSVVGFDDSAFMTCTDPPLTTVRQPIETMGQAAVDLLVTQIEGAGVLGDELLFEPELVVRGSTGPARAATG from the coding sequence GTGACGAAACGGTTGACTGAGGTGGCCCGCAAGGCGGGCGTCAGCGAGGCCACCGTGAGCCGGGTGCTCAACGGCCGCGGCGGCGTCTCCGAGGCCACCAGGACCGCGGTGCTGACCGCCCTCGACGTGCTCGGTTACGAGCGGCCGACCAAGCTGCGCGGCGAGCGCGCCCGGCTGGTCGGGCTGGTCCTGCCCGAGCTGCAGAACCCGATCTTCCCGGCGCTGGCCGAGGTGGTGACCGGCTCCCTCGCCCAACGGGGTTTCACGCCCGCGCTCTGCGCCCGCACCATCGGTGGGGTGTCCGAGGCGGACTACGTGGAGATGCTGCTGGACCACCAGGTCTCCGGCGTCATCTTCGCCGGTGGCTCGTACGCCCTCGCCGACGCCACCCACGAGCACTACCGGCGGCTGATCGACCGGGGGCTGCCGGTGGTGCTGGTCAACGCGGGCGTGGACGAGCTGGGGTTCCCCCGGGTCTCGACCGACGACGCGGTGGCCGTGGAGCAGGCGTACGGGCACCTGCGTTCGCTCGGGCACGAGCGGATCGGCATGGTGCTCGGCCCCGAGGACCACGTCCCGTCGCGGCGCAAGCTCGCGGCGATGCACCGGATCGCCGGCTGGACCGACCCGGGGGAGTGCGTGGAGCGGTCGAGCTTCTCCATGGAGGGTGCCCGGGTGGCCGCCACCAAGCTGGTGAACCGGGGGATCACCGGCATCGTCTGCGCGAGCGACGTGCTGGCGCTGGGCGCGATCCGCGCGGTCCGCCGGCTGGGCCGCGCGGTGCCGGAGGACGTCTCGGTGGTCGGGTTCGACGACTCGGCGTTCATGACCTGCACCGATCCGCCGCTGACCACCGTGCGACAGCCGATCGAGACGATGGGTCAGGCGGCCGTCGACCTGCTGGTGACCCAGATCGAGGGCGCCGGCGTGCTCGGCGACGAGCTGCTCTTCGAACCGGAGCTGGTGGTGCGCGGTTCGACCGGGCCGGCGCGGGCCGCGACCGGGTAG